One Panicum virgatum strain AP13 chromosome 3N, P.virgatum_v5, whole genome shotgun sequence DNA segment encodes these proteins:
- the LOC120667778 gene encoding putative disease resistance protein RGA3: MAFQGLDENHQDLEEILAPLNVGKRGSKILVTARNKEASLGAKRLISISDLDEEQYFLMFMHYALDSTIYDDRKYIPIGRKIAKKLCRSPIAAVTVAGQLWRNPDISFWETAARLDMLNKTKGALWWSYQQLDVDVRRCFEYWNIFPRRYELERDKLVHMWIAQGFVKAINAREEENVEDVGQDYFHDLHSCAFLQLKRKTSSDFSSGEYFTVHDLLHDLTEAVAGSDCVRIKRGAVGKIPKYVRHLCIESYSETVFPEQILELGNLSTLIMCYSVNKISQDDFKRVLMRLRKLRVVQLDMEWLHMIPACIGQLKHLRYLGISSPPPNSITLPAEFTMLYHLQELSVPPNTLLLCDSMDKMANLVNLRHMVSWYGFNFPNVGRLASLQSLYHFYVKNEKGYEIQQLEHLNNLRGKLFIECLKMLGARRKLSKPG; this comes from the exons ATGGCATTCCAGGGTCTG GATGAGAATCATCAGGACCTGGAGGAGATACTTGCTCCATTAAATGTTGGGAAGAGAGGAAGCAAAATCCTGGTGACTGCCCGAAACAAAGAGGCATCTCTAGGTGCTAAGAGGCTTATTTCAATATCTGATCTGGATGAGGAACAATACTTCTTAATGTTCATGCATTATGCTTTAGACAGTACAATTTATGATGATCGAAAATATATACCAATTGGGAGAAAGATTGCTAAAAAGTTATGCCGTTCACCTATTGCAGCAGTAACAGTGGCAGGTCAGCTTTGGAGAAACCCAGATATCAGTTTTTGGGAAACAGCCGCGAGACTTGACATGTTGAATAAGACCAAGGGAGCTCTATGGTGGAGCTATCAACAACTCGATGTGGACGTTAGGCGATGCTTTGAATACTGGAATATTTTCCCAAGAAGATATGAGTTGGAACGTGATAAGCTAGTTCATATGTGGATTGCGCAAGGCTTTGTGAAGGCCATTaatgcaagagaggaggagAATGTAGAAGATGTGGGTCAAGACTACTTTCATGACTTGCATTCATGTGCATTTCTCCAACTAAAAAGGAAGACAAGTTCTGACTTTAGTTCTGGAGAGTACTTCACGGTTCATGATTTACTTCATGACTTAACtgaggctgttgctgggagTGATTGTGTTAGAATTAAGAGAGGTGCTGTGGGAAAAATTCCTAAATATGTTCGGCATCTTTGCATTGAGTCCTACAGTGAAACTGTATTCCCGGAGCAAATTTTGGAGTTGGGAAACTTGAGCACTCTAATCATGTGCTACTCTGTCAATAAGATCAGTCAAGATGATTTTAAGCGTGTGCTCATGCGACTAAGGAAGCTGCGGGTGGTGCAATTGGACATGGAATGGTTGCACATGATCCCAGCCTGTATCGGTCAACTTAAACATCTACGCTACCTTGGTATTTCTTCACCCCCTCCCAACAGTATAACTTTGCCAGCTGAATTTACCATGCTTTATCATCTACAGGAGCTCTCTGTTCCACCAAACACTCTTTTGCTTTGTGACTCCATGGATAAAATGGCTAACCTTGTCAACTTGCGTCACATGGTCTCGTGGTATGGGTTCAACTTCCCAAATGTTGGAAGGCTTGCATCGCTGCAATCTCTTTATCACTTTtacgtgaaaaatgagaaggggtATGAAATACAACAGCTGGAGCACCTGAACAACCTTCGAGGAAAACTTTTCATCGAATGCCTCAAAATGTTAGGAGCAAGGAGGAAGCTCTCCAAGCCAGGCTAG